The Falco peregrinus isolate bFalPer1 chromosome 9, bFalPer1.pri, whole genome shotgun sequence genome includes a window with the following:
- the TPX2 gene encoding targeting protein for Xklp2 isoform X1, giving the protein MSRAESRYSFDVPNPCINFATLNDDDDDEAHKADAWFDQKANAENIPPAEYVAQASQNSTAFSKPDIIQSSVTRQGIMSESHAEEDNEAESVQASAVPPNIVGSLTSWRAAAPAKASQRAGRRQATKQRKAQQHKGLDGIEVTRNADTQVNKEEVPPLKKMRVLRVPGQTSRSVPGPVMSCSSREKLTEVSAKRAPLQGPARSPGKGKSKLTMPSTPTVLKRTNLSGKLKSTEEQELEKMQQLQKEVMELRKKNEESLKAAIAGAGQLVKRTAGQVTKPIDFHFCTENRIKHVESQPGNEYKELDFAAVLRKHPPSPVQMPKGPTVPKPFNLSQGNKRKLEETTSEYVSLAEQVEAFQKRTPSRYHLRSRKSDEGPVPAKLVKPRLTKPKTPVLRTKQRFRPITCKTTAELEAEEIEKIKQYKFKAQELNPKIFEGGPLLPKKPSVKDLTQPIGFELETEKRIQERDSKKQQEEEHFEFHSRPCPTKILEDVVGVPEKKVLPITVPKSPVFTLKSRTQTSSRDEKQEMFSHFLRSRPSVCVAVALEDKQEKEVVPVIRANPMRHYGVPFKPKMPEQRHVEVCPFSFDARDKERQIQKEKKIEELQKEEVPKFKALPLPYFDHVQLPEKKVKNPTQPEPFNLQVDERGAAKLQIWKQQLEEDLKRQKEAACFKARPNTVVYQEPFVPKRGNKPLSVPESFELATEKRAKERQEFEKRLADREAIRERCQERLRQEEEEREKEEVAKLRQEMVHKANPIRKYRNVEVKPSDQPLTTPKSPNFSDRFRC; this is encoded by the exons ATGTCTCGTGCAGAATCTAGATATTCCTTTGATGTCCCAAACCCTTGCATCAACTTTGCAACTCtgaatgatgatgatgatgatgaggcACACAAAGCAGATGCCTGGTTTG ACCAAAAAGCCAATGCAGAAAACATCCCTCCTGCAGAATATGTGGCACAGGCCTCACAGAACAGCACTGCTTTTTCAAAGCCTGATATTATTCAGTCTTCTGTCACACGACAAGGAATAATGA GTGAGAGCCATGCTGAAGAGGACAATGAAGCAGAAAGTGTGCAAGCCAGTGCAGTTCCTCCGAATATCGTTGGATCCCTGACgagctggagagctgctgctcctgcaaaggCCTCTCAGAG AGCGGGTAGAAGACAGGctacaaagcagagaaaagcacagcaacATAAAGGGCTGGATGGAATCGAAGTGACAAGAAATGCTGATACCCAAGTTAACAAGGAAGAGGTTCCAcccctgaaaaaaatgagagt CCTTAGAGTACCAGGGCAAACTAGTCGATCTGTACCTGGGCCTGTGATGAG TTGtagcagcagagagaagctgACAGAAGTATCTGCAAAGAGAGCGCCCCTGCAGGGTCCTGCCCGCtccccagggaaagggaaaagcaaactgACCATGCCCTCCACGCCAACAGTGCTAAA GAGGACCAATCTTTCTGGCAAGCTGAAGAGCACAGAGGAACAGGAGCTGGAAAAGATGCAGCAGTTGCAGAAGGAGGTTATGGAGCTGCGGAAGAAGAACGAGGAGTCTCTGAAAGCAGCTATTGCTGGAGCAG GACAACTTGTGAAGAGAACTGCTGGTCAAGTAACAAAGCCAATAGACTTCCACTTCTGCACAGAGAATAGAATTAAACATGTAGAAAGCCAGCCTGGGAACGAGTACAAGGAACTGGATTTTGCAGCAGTACTGAGAAAGCATCCTCCTTCTCCG gtGCAAATGCCGAAGGGACCCACTGTCCCCAAACCTTTCAATCTGTCccagggaaacaaaagaaaacttgaagaAACCACATCAGAATATGTGTCCCTTGCTGAGCAGGTGGAAGCATTCCAAAAACGCACGCCCTCTCGTTACCATTTGAGGAGCAGGAAATCTGATGAAG GCCCAGTTCCAGCAAAGTTGGTGAAGCCTCGGCTTACAAAGCCCAAAACGCCAGTGCTTCGGACGAAGCAGCGCTTCAGACCTATCACCTGCAAAACTACAGCAGAGTTAGAAGCAGAGGAAATTGAGAAAATTAAACA GTACAAATTCAAAGCACAAGAACTCAATCCCAAAATCTTTGAGGGTGGACCACTCCTGCCCAAGAAACCTTCTGTGAAGGACCTCACACAACCCATTGGCTTTGagttagaaactgaaaaaaggaTTCAGGAGCGTGACAgtaagaagcagcaggaggaagagcacTTTGAATTCCATTCCAGGCCATGTCCAACAAAAATCCTGGAGGATGTTGTG GGTGTTCCAGAGAAGAAGGTGCTTCCTATTACAGTTCCCAAGTCTCCAGTCTTCACCTTAAAAAGCAGAACCCAAACATCTAGCAGAGATGAAAAG caggagatgttcagccacttcctaAGAAGCAGGCCTTCAGTATGTGtagcagttgctctggaagacaaacaa GAAAAAGAGGTGGTTCCGGTGATCAGAGCTAACCCTATGCGACATTATGGAGTGCCCTTCAAACCTAAAATGCCAGAGCAGAGGCACGTGGAAGTttgccctttttcttttgatgccCGTGACAAAGAGCGGCAgatacaaaaagagaaaaaaatagaagagttGCAGAAGGAAGAG GTGCCAAAGTTCAAAGCATTACCTCTACCTTACTTTGACCATGTTCAGCTGCCAGAAAAGAAGGTCAAAAACCCAACTCAGCCAGAGCCATTCAATCTGCAGGTTGATGAACGGGGAGCTGCCAAGCTGCAGATCTGGAAACAGCAG CTTGAAGAAGActtgaaaaggcagaaagaggCAGCATGTTTTAAAGCTCGGCCTAACACAGTGGTGTACCAGGAGCCTTTTGTGCCTAAAAGGGGAAATAAGCCGTTATCAG TTCCTGAAAGCTTTGAGCTGGCGACAGAAAAGAGAGCTAAAGAGCGGCAAGAATTTGAAAAACGATTGGCAGATAGAGAAGCCATACGGGAGAGGTGTCAAGAGAGGctcaggcaggaggaagaagagcgtgaaaaggaagaagttgCCAAGCTAAGACAAGAAATG gttcaCAAGGCAAATCCAATACGCAAATACCGCAACGTAGAAGTGAAGCCCAGTGATCAGCCGCTGACTACACCAAAGTCTCCCAACTTTTCTGATAGATTCCGATGCTGA
- the TPX2 gene encoding targeting protein for Xklp2 isoform X8 yields the protein MSRAESRYSFDVPNPCINFATLNDDDDDEAHKADAWFDQKANAENIPPAEYVAQASQNSTAFSKPDIIQSSVTRQGIMSESHAEEDNEAESVQASAVPPNIVGSLTSWRAAAPAKASQRAGRRQATKQRKAQQHKGLDGIEVTRNADTQVNKEEVPPLKKMRVLRVPGQTSRSVPGPVMSCSSREKLTEVSAKRAPLQGPARSPGKGKSKLTMPSTPTVLKRTNLSGKLKSTEEQELEKMQQLQKEVMELRKKNEESLKAAIAGAGQLVKRTAGQVTKPIDFHFCTENRIKHVESQPGNEYKELDFAAVLRKHPPSPVQMPKGPTVPKPFNLSQGNKRKLEETTSEYVSLAEQVEAFQKRTPSRYHLRSRKSDEGPVPAKLVKPRLTKPKTPVLRTKQRFRPITCKTTAELEAEEIEKIKQYKFKAQELNPKIFEGGPLLPKKPSVKDLTQPIGFELETEKRIQERDSKKQQEEEHFEFHSRPCPTKILEDVVGVPEKKVLPITVPKSPVFTLKSRTQTSSRDEKQEMFSHFLRSRPSVCVAVALEDKQEKEVVPVIRANPMRHYGVPFKPKMPEQRHVEVCPFSFDARDKERQIQKEKKIEELQKEEVPKFKALPLPYFDHVQLPEKKVKNPTQPEPFNLQVDERGAAKLQIWKQQLEEDLKRQKEAACFKARPNTVVYQEPFVPKRGNKPLSESLSGSVVPESFELATEKRAKERQEFEKRLADREAIRERCQERLRQEEEEREKEEVAKLRQEMVHKANPIRKYRNVEVKPSDQPLTTPKSPNFSDRFRC from the exons ATGTCTCGTGCAGAATCTAGATATTCCTTTGATGTCCCAAACCCTTGCATCAACTTTGCAACTCtgaatgatgatgatgatgatgaggcACACAAAGCAGATGCCTGGTTTG ACCAAAAAGCCAATGCAGAAAACATCCCTCCTGCAGAATATGTGGCACAGGCCTCACAGAACAGCACTGCTTTTTCAAAGCCTGATATTATTCAGTCTTCTGTCACACGACAAGGAATAATGA GTGAGAGCCATGCTGAAGAGGACAATGAAGCAGAAAGTGTGCAAGCCAGTGCAGTTCCTCCGAATATCGTTGGATCCCTGACgagctggagagctgctgctcctgcaaaggCCTCTCAGAG AGCGGGTAGAAGACAGGctacaaagcagagaaaagcacagcaacATAAAGGGCTGGATGGAATCGAAGTGACAAGAAATGCTGATACCCAAGTTAACAAGGAAGAGGTTCCAcccctgaaaaaaatgagagt CCTTAGAGTACCAGGGCAAACTAGTCGATCTGTACCTGGGCCTGTGATGAG TTGtagcagcagagagaagctgACAGAAGTATCTGCAAAGAGAGCGCCCCTGCAGGGTCCTGCCCGCtccccagggaaagggaaaagcaaactgACCATGCCCTCCACGCCAACAGTGCTAAA GAGGACCAATCTTTCTGGCAAGCTGAAGAGCACAGAGGAACAGGAGCTGGAAAAGATGCAGCAGTTGCAGAAGGAGGTTATGGAGCTGCGGAAGAAGAACGAGGAGTCTCTGAAAGCAGCTATTGCTGGAGCAG GACAACTTGTGAAGAGAACTGCTGGTCAAGTAACAAAGCCAATAGACTTCCACTTCTGCACAGAGAATAGAATTAAACATGTAGAAAGCCAGCCTGGGAACGAGTACAAGGAACTGGATTTTGCAGCAGTACTGAGAAAGCATCCTCCTTCTCCG gtGCAAATGCCGAAGGGACCCACTGTCCCCAAACCTTTCAATCTGTCccagggaaacaaaagaaaacttgaagaAACCACATCAGAATATGTGTCCCTTGCTGAGCAGGTGGAAGCATTCCAAAAACGCACGCCCTCTCGTTACCATTTGAGGAGCAGGAAATCTGATGAAG GCCCAGTTCCAGCAAAGTTGGTGAAGCCTCGGCTTACAAAGCCCAAAACGCCAGTGCTTCGGACGAAGCAGCGCTTCAGACCTATCACCTGCAAAACTACAGCAGAGTTAGAAGCAGAGGAAATTGAGAAAATTAAACA GTACAAATTCAAAGCACAAGAACTCAATCCCAAAATCTTTGAGGGTGGACCACTCCTGCCCAAGAAACCTTCTGTGAAGGACCTCACACAACCCATTGGCTTTGagttagaaactgaaaaaaggaTTCAGGAGCGTGACAgtaagaagcagcaggaggaagagcacTTTGAATTCCATTCCAGGCCATGTCCAACAAAAATCCTGGAGGATGTTGTG GGTGTTCCAGAGAAGAAGGTGCTTCCTATTACAGTTCCCAAGTCTCCAGTCTTCACCTTAAAAAGCAGAACCCAAACATCTAGCAGAGATGAAAAG caggagatgttcagccacttcctaAGAAGCAGGCCTTCAGTATGTGtagcagttgctctggaagacaaacaa GAAAAAGAGGTGGTTCCGGTGATCAGAGCTAACCCTATGCGACATTATGGAGTGCCCTTCAAACCTAAAATGCCAGAGCAGAGGCACGTGGAAGTttgccctttttcttttgatgccCGTGACAAAGAGCGGCAgatacaaaaagagaaaaaaatagaagagttGCAGAAGGAAGAG GTGCCAAAGTTCAAAGCATTACCTCTACCTTACTTTGACCATGTTCAGCTGCCAGAAAAGAAGGTCAAAAACCCAACTCAGCCAGAGCCATTCAATCTGCAGGTTGATGAACGGGGAGCTGCCAAGCTGCAGATCTGGAAACAGCAG CTTGAAGAAGActtgaaaaggcagaaagaggCAGCATGTTTTAAAGCTCGGCCTAACACAGTGGTGTACCAGGAGCCTTTTGTGCCTAAAAGGGGAAATAAGCCGTTATCAG AGAGCCTTTCTGGTTCTGTAGTTCCTGAAAGCTTTGAGCTGGCGACAGAAAAGAGAGCTAAAGAGCGGCAAGAATTTGAAAAACGATTGGCAGATAGAGAAGCCATACGGGAGAGGTGTCAAGAGAGGctcaggcaggaggaagaagagcgtgaaaaggaagaagttgCCAAGCTAAGACAAGAAATG gttcaCAAGGCAAATCCAATACGCAAATACCGCAACGTAGAAGTGAAGCCCAGTGATCAGCCGCTGACTACACCAAAGTCTCCCAACTTTTCTGATAGATTCCGATGCTGA
- the TPX2 gene encoding targeting protein for Xklp2 isoform X3, whose product MSRAESRYSFDVPNPCINFATLNDDDDDEAHKADAWFDQKANAENIPPAEYVAQASQNSTAFSKPDIIQSSVTRQGIMSESHAEEDNEAESVQASAVPPNIVGSLTSWRAAAPAKASQRAGRRQATKQRKAQQHKGLDGIEVTRNADTQVNKEEVPPLKKMRVLRVPGQTSRSVPGPVMSCSSREKLTEVSAKRAPLQGPARSPGKGKSKLTMPSTPTVLKRTNLSGKLKSTEEQELEKMQQLQKEVMELRKKNEESLKAAIAGAGQLVKRTAGQVTKPIDFHFCTENRIKHVESQPGNEYKELDFAAVLRKHPPSPVQMPKGPTVPKPFNLSQGNKRKLEETTSEYVSLAEQVEAFQKRTPSRYHLRSRKSDEGPVPAKLVKPRLTKPKTPVLRTKQRFRPITCKTTAELEAEEIEKIKQYKFKAQELNPKIFEGGPLLPKKPSVKDLTQPIGFELETEKRIQERDSKKQQEEEHFEFHSRPCPTKILEDVVGVPEKKVLPITVPKSPVFTLKSRTQTSSRDEKEKEVVPVIRANPMRHYGVPFKPKMPEQRHVEVCPFSFDARDKERQIQKEKKIEELQKEEVPKFKALPLPYFDHVQLPEKKVKNPTQPEPFNLQVDERGAAKLQIWKQQLEEDLKRQKEAACFKARPNTVVYQEPFVPKRGNKPLSESLSGSVVPESFELATEKRAKERQEFEKRLADREAIRERCQERLRQEEEEREKEEVAKLRQEMVHKANPIRKYRNVEVKPSDQPLTTPKSPNFSDRFRC is encoded by the exons ATGTCTCGTGCAGAATCTAGATATTCCTTTGATGTCCCAAACCCTTGCATCAACTTTGCAACTCtgaatgatgatgatgatgatgaggcACACAAAGCAGATGCCTGGTTTG ACCAAAAAGCCAATGCAGAAAACATCCCTCCTGCAGAATATGTGGCACAGGCCTCACAGAACAGCACTGCTTTTTCAAAGCCTGATATTATTCAGTCTTCTGTCACACGACAAGGAATAATGA GTGAGAGCCATGCTGAAGAGGACAATGAAGCAGAAAGTGTGCAAGCCAGTGCAGTTCCTCCGAATATCGTTGGATCCCTGACgagctggagagctgctgctcctgcaaaggCCTCTCAGAG AGCGGGTAGAAGACAGGctacaaagcagagaaaagcacagcaacATAAAGGGCTGGATGGAATCGAAGTGACAAGAAATGCTGATACCCAAGTTAACAAGGAAGAGGTTCCAcccctgaaaaaaatgagagt CCTTAGAGTACCAGGGCAAACTAGTCGATCTGTACCTGGGCCTGTGATGAG TTGtagcagcagagagaagctgACAGAAGTATCTGCAAAGAGAGCGCCCCTGCAGGGTCCTGCCCGCtccccagggaaagggaaaagcaaactgACCATGCCCTCCACGCCAACAGTGCTAAA GAGGACCAATCTTTCTGGCAAGCTGAAGAGCACAGAGGAACAGGAGCTGGAAAAGATGCAGCAGTTGCAGAAGGAGGTTATGGAGCTGCGGAAGAAGAACGAGGAGTCTCTGAAAGCAGCTATTGCTGGAGCAG GACAACTTGTGAAGAGAACTGCTGGTCAAGTAACAAAGCCAATAGACTTCCACTTCTGCACAGAGAATAGAATTAAACATGTAGAAAGCCAGCCTGGGAACGAGTACAAGGAACTGGATTTTGCAGCAGTACTGAGAAAGCATCCTCCTTCTCCG gtGCAAATGCCGAAGGGACCCACTGTCCCCAAACCTTTCAATCTGTCccagggaaacaaaagaaaacttgaagaAACCACATCAGAATATGTGTCCCTTGCTGAGCAGGTGGAAGCATTCCAAAAACGCACGCCCTCTCGTTACCATTTGAGGAGCAGGAAATCTGATGAAG GCCCAGTTCCAGCAAAGTTGGTGAAGCCTCGGCTTACAAAGCCCAAAACGCCAGTGCTTCGGACGAAGCAGCGCTTCAGACCTATCACCTGCAAAACTACAGCAGAGTTAGAAGCAGAGGAAATTGAGAAAATTAAACA GTACAAATTCAAAGCACAAGAACTCAATCCCAAAATCTTTGAGGGTGGACCACTCCTGCCCAAGAAACCTTCTGTGAAGGACCTCACACAACCCATTGGCTTTGagttagaaactgaaaaaaggaTTCAGGAGCGTGACAgtaagaagcagcaggaggaagagcacTTTGAATTCCATTCCAGGCCATGTCCAACAAAAATCCTGGAGGATGTTGTG GGTGTTCCAGAGAAGAAGGTGCTTCCTATTACAGTTCCCAAGTCTCCAGTCTTCACCTTAAAAAGCAGAACCCAAACATCTAGCAGAGATGAAAAG GAAAAAGAGGTGGTTCCGGTGATCAGAGCTAACCCTATGCGACATTATGGAGTGCCCTTCAAACCTAAAATGCCAGAGCAGAGGCACGTGGAAGTttgccctttttcttttgatgccCGTGACAAAGAGCGGCAgatacaaaaagagaaaaaaatagaagagttGCAGAAGGAAGAG GTGCCAAAGTTCAAAGCATTACCTCTACCTTACTTTGACCATGTTCAGCTGCCAGAAAAGAAGGTCAAAAACCCAACTCAGCCAGAGCCATTCAATCTGCAGGTTGATGAACGGGGAGCTGCCAAGCTGCAGATCTGGAAACAGCAG CTTGAAGAAGActtgaaaaggcagaaagaggCAGCATGTTTTAAAGCTCGGCCTAACACAGTGGTGTACCAGGAGCCTTTTGTGCCTAAAAGGGGAAATAAGCCGTTATCAG AGAGCCTTTCTGGTTCTGTAGTTCCTGAAAGCTTTGAGCTGGCGACAGAAAAGAGAGCTAAAGAGCGGCAAGAATTTGAAAAACGATTGGCAGATAGAGAAGCCATACGGGAGAGGTGTCAAGAGAGGctcaggcaggaggaagaagagcgtgaaaaggaagaagttgCCAAGCTAAGACAAGAAATG gttcaCAAGGCAAATCCAATACGCAAATACCGCAACGTAGAAGTGAAGCCCAGTGATCAGCCGCTGACTACACCAAAGTCTCCCAACTTTTCTGATAGATTCCGATGCTGA
- the TPX2 gene encoding targeting protein for Xklp2 isoform X7 has protein sequence MSRAESRYSFDVPNPCINFATLNDDDDDEAHKADAWFDQKANAENIPPAEYVAQASQNSTAFSKPDIIQSSVTRQGIMSESHAEEDNEAESVQASAVPPNIVGSLTSWRAAAPAKASQRAGRRQATKQRKAQQHKGLDGIEVTRNADTQVNKEEVPPLKKMRVRTNLSGKLKSTEEQELEKMQQLQKEVMELRKKNEESLKAAIAGAGQLVKRTAGQVTKPIDFHFCTENRIKHVESQPGNEYKELDFAAVLRKHPPSPVQMPKGPTVPKPFNLSQGNKRKLEETTSEYVSLAEQVEAFQKRTPSRYHLRSRKSDEGPVPAKLVKPRLTKPKTPVLRTKQRFRPITCKTTAELEAEEIEKIKQYKFKAQELNPKIFEGGPLLPKKPSVKDLTQPIGFELETEKRIQERDSKKQQEEEHFEFHSRPCPTKILEDVVGVPEKKVLPITVPKSPVFTLKSRTQTSSRDEKQEMFSHFLRSRPSVCVAVALEDKQEKEVVPVIRANPMRHYGVPFKPKMPEQRHVEVCPFSFDARDKERQIQKEKKIEELQKEEVPKFKALPLPYFDHVQLPEKKVKNPTQPEPFNLQVDERGAAKLQIWKQQLEEDLKRQKEAACFKARPNTVVYQEPFVPKRGNKPLSESLSGSVVPESFELATEKRAKERQEFEKRLADREAIRERCQERLRQEEEEREKEEVAKLRQEMVHKANPIRKYRNVEVKPSDQPLTTPKSPNFSDRFRC, from the exons ATGTCTCGTGCAGAATCTAGATATTCCTTTGATGTCCCAAACCCTTGCATCAACTTTGCAACTCtgaatgatgatgatgatgatgaggcACACAAAGCAGATGCCTGGTTTG ACCAAAAAGCCAATGCAGAAAACATCCCTCCTGCAGAATATGTGGCACAGGCCTCACAGAACAGCACTGCTTTTTCAAAGCCTGATATTATTCAGTCTTCTGTCACACGACAAGGAATAATGA GTGAGAGCCATGCTGAAGAGGACAATGAAGCAGAAAGTGTGCAAGCCAGTGCAGTTCCTCCGAATATCGTTGGATCCCTGACgagctggagagctgctgctcctgcaaaggCCTCTCAGAG AGCGGGTAGAAGACAGGctacaaagcagagaaaagcacagcaacATAAAGGGCTGGATGGAATCGAAGTGACAAGAAATGCTGATACCCAAGTTAACAAGGAAGAGGTTCCAcccctgaaaaaaatgagagt GAGGACCAATCTTTCTGGCAAGCTGAAGAGCACAGAGGAACAGGAGCTGGAAAAGATGCAGCAGTTGCAGAAGGAGGTTATGGAGCTGCGGAAGAAGAACGAGGAGTCTCTGAAAGCAGCTATTGCTGGAGCAG GACAACTTGTGAAGAGAACTGCTGGTCAAGTAACAAAGCCAATAGACTTCCACTTCTGCACAGAGAATAGAATTAAACATGTAGAAAGCCAGCCTGGGAACGAGTACAAGGAACTGGATTTTGCAGCAGTACTGAGAAAGCATCCTCCTTCTCCG gtGCAAATGCCGAAGGGACCCACTGTCCCCAAACCTTTCAATCTGTCccagggaaacaaaagaaaacttgaagaAACCACATCAGAATATGTGTCCCTTGCTGAGCAGGTGGAAGCATTCCAAAAACGCACGCCCTCTCGTTACCATTTGAGGAGCAGGAAATCTGATGAAG GCCCAGTTCCAGCAAAGTTGGTGAAGCCTCGGCTTACAAAGCCCAAAACGCCAGTGCTTCGGACGAAGCAGCGCTTCAGACCTATCACCTGCAAAACTACAGCAGAGTTAGAAGCAGAGGAAATTGAGAAAATTAAACA GTACAAATTCAAAGCACAAGAACTCAATCCCAAAATCTTTGAGGGTGGACCACTCCTGCCCAAGAAACCTTCTGTGAAGGACCTCACACAACCCATTGGCTTTGagttagaaactgaaaaaaggaTTCAGGAGCGTGACAgtaagaagcagcaggaggaagagcacTTTGAATTCCATTCCAGGCCATGTCCAACAAAAATCCTGGAGGATGTTGTG GGTGTTCCAGAGAAGAAGGTGCTTCCTATTACAGTTCCCAAGTCTCCAGTCTTCACCTTAAAAAGCAGAACCCAAACATCTAGCAGAGATGAAAAG caggagatgttcagccacttcctaAGAAGCAGGCCTTCAGTATGTGtagcagttgctctggaagacaaacaa GAAAAAGAGGTGGTTCCGGTGATCAGAGCTAACCCTATGCGACATTATGGAGTGCCCTTCAAACCTAAAATGCCAGAGCAGAGGCACGTGGAAGTttgccctttttcttttgatgccCGTGACAAAGAGCGGCAgatacaaaaagagaaaaaaatagaagagttGCAGAAGGAAGAG GTGCCAAAGTTCAAAGCATTACCTCTACCTTACTTTGACCATGTTCAGCTGCCAGAAAAGAAGGTCAAAAACCCAACTCAGCCAGAGCCATTCAATCTGCAGGTTGATGAACGGGGAGCTGCCAAGCTGCAGATCTGGAAACAGCAG CTTGAAGAAGActtgaaaaggcagaaagaggCAGCATGTTTTAAAGCTCGGCCTAACACAGTGGTGTACCAGGAGCCTTTTGTGCCTAAAAGGGGAAATAAGCCGTTATCAG AGAGCCTTTCTGGTTCTGTAGTTCCTGAAAGCTTTGAGCTGGCGACAGAAAAGAGAGCTAAAGAGCGGCAAGAATTTGAAAAACGATTGGCAGATAGAGAAGCCATACGGGAGAGGTGTCAAGAGAGGctcaggcaggaggaagaagagcgtgaaaaggaagaagttgCCAAGCTAAGACAAGAAATG gttcaCAAGGCAAATCCAATACGCAAATACCGCAACGTAGAAGTGAAGCCCAGTGATCAGCCGCTGACTACACCAAAGTCTCCCAACTTTTCTGATAGATTCCGATGCTGA